One genomic region from Spirosoma sp. KCTC 42546 encodes:
- a CDS encoding HupE/UreJ family protein, with amino-acid sequence MDDFLIYLRLGFDHITDPRGYDHILFVVALCAVYTLQQWRQVLILVTAFTIGHSITLALATLQLIHYKTDLIELLIPITILITAITNFFFQEPKSKSRSSSTPQLAYRSWRYGLALTFGLIHGMGFSNYLRSLLGKEADIIQPLLAFNIGLEIGQLVIVSLVLALAYVLIGLGRVSRLRWTLIISGMVAGMALSLIINNEYLSELLK; translated from the coding sequence ATGGACGATTTTCTGATCTATCTTCGCTTAGGTTTCGATCACATTACAGATCCTCGTGGGTACGATCATATTTTATTTGTTGTTGCGCTCTGTGCGGTGTATACCCTGCAACAGTGGCGACAGGTATTGATTCTGGTCACGGCATTCACCATCGGCCATTCGATTACGCTGGCGCTGGCAACTTTACAACTCATTCATTATAAGACCGATTTGATTGAGTTACTTATCCCCATTACGATTCTGATTACAGCCATCACCAATTTCTTTTTTCAGGAGCCTAAATCGAAATCACGATCATCGTCTACACCCCAACTAGCCTATCGCTCCTGGCGATACGGTTTGGCTCTAACGTTTGGGCTTATCCATGGAATGGGCTTCTCTAACTACCTCCGCAGTTTACTGGGCAAGGAGGCTGATATTATACAGCCTTTACTGGCCTTTAACATCGGACTGGAAATTGGGCAGTTAGTTATTGTTAGTCTCGTGCTGGCACTGGCCTATGTTCTGATTGGTCTGGGGCGGGTCAGTCGTTTACGCTGGACGCTCATTATATCAGGCATGGTAGCGGGCATGGCCCTATCGCTCATAATCAATAATGAGTATTTGAGCGAGTTGTTAAAGTAA
- a CDS encoding type III polyketide synthase, which produces MSVKITAVAKALPKNWRDTKDILPFLEVWLADQDTRFQRKVKKIFENAAVDRRYSIMGPTEVFAKTSFAEKNAIYSRESIKLGEEALKNALAKTDWKLTDIDYLITVSCTGIMIPSLDAYLINRLQMRQDVVRLPVTEMGCVAGVSGIIYAKNFLKANPGKRAALLAVESPTATFQLDDFSMANIVSAAIFGDGAACVLLSSNEADKGPEVIAEDMYHFYDATHLMGFDLSNTGLQMVLDKSVTDTIAAHFPDIIYPFLAKNQLSIDEISHLIFHPGGRKIVEVVQEIFGKMGKNIDETKEVLRLYGNMSSATVLYVLERFMDKQPAKDTYGLMLSFGPGFSAQRVLLKW; this is translated from the coding sequence ATGAGTGTAAAAATTACAGCAGTAGCAAAAGCATTACCAAAAAATTGGCGTGACACAAAAGACATTTTACCATTTCTGGAAGTTTGGCTGGCTGATCAGGATACTCGTTTTCAACGAAAAGTAAAAAAGATTTTTGAAAACGCAGCGGTTGATCGGCGCTATTCAATTATGGGACCAACTGAGGTTTTTGCAAAAACGTCGTTCGCCGAAAAAAACGCGATATATAGTCGAGAGTCTATTAAGTTAGGGGAAGAAGCGCTTAAAAATGCACTAGCCAAAACAGACTGGAAACTAACCGATATTGATTACCTGATTACGGTAAGTTGTACGGGCATTATGATTCCGTCGTTGGATGCGTATCTGATCAATAGACTACAAATGCGGCAGGATGTGGTCCGGCTTCCTGTTACTGAAATGGGCTGTGTAGCTGGTGTATCTGGTATCATCTATGCCAAAAATTTTTTAAAGGCAAATCCTGGTAAACGGGCTGCCCTGCTAGCGGTAGAGTCGCCAACAGCGACGTTTCAGCTGGATGATTTTTCGATGGCTAATATTGTTAGTGCAGCCATTTTTGGGGATGGGGCCGCCTGTGTGTTGCTATCGTCCAATGAAGCAGATAAAGGGCCGGAAGTAATTGCCGAAGATATGTATCATTTTTACGATGCCACCCATTTAATGGGATTCGACCTCTCCAATACAGGCCTTCAAATGGTCCTGGATAAGTCGGTGACCGATACGATAGCCGCCCATTTTCCCGACATTATTTATCCATTTCTGGCAAAAAACCAGTTGAGTATCGATGAGATATCGCACTTGATATTCCACCCTGGTGGCCGAAAAATTGTGGAGGTTGTGCAGGAGATTTTTGGCAAAATGGGCAAGAATATTGACGAAACGAAAGAGGTGTTACGCCTGTATGGTAATATGTCGAGCGCTACGGTGCTTTATGTATTGGAGCGATTTATGGATAAACAGCCCGCCAAAGACACCTACGGGCTCATGTTAAGTTTTGGTCCAGGGTTTTCGGCACAACGCGTTTTACTGAAGTGGTAA
- a CDS encoding gamma carbonic anhydrase family protein, with protein MALIKSVRGIGPVFGENCWFAENATIVGEVSMGRDCTVWFNAVIRGDVNSITIGDRTNIQDGAVIHCTYQRSKTTIGNYVSVAHNAVVHGCTIEDNVLIGMGAIVMDGAVIGTGSIIAAGAIVTQNTVVPPGSIYAGNPARFLKAVSPEQGEVFARTANNYVMYASWFKE; from the coding sequence ATGGCACTGATTAAATCTGTTCGGGGTATTGGCCCGGTCTTTGGCGAAAACTGCTGGTTTGCCGAAAACGCTACAATCGTGGGCGAGGTAAGCATGGGGCGTGACTGTACGGTCTGGTTCAATGCCGTAATTCGTGGTGATGTCAACTCCATTACCATTGGCGACCGGACCAATATTCAGGATGGGGCTGTCATTCATTGCACATACCAAAGATCCAAAACTACTATTGGCAACTATGTATCCGTAGCCCATAACGCGGTTGTGCATGGTTGTACGATTGAAGACAATGTGCTAATTGGCATGGGCGCCATCGTTATGGATGGGGCCGTTATTGGCACGGGCAGTATTATTGCCGCTGGCGCTATTGTCACGCAAAATACGGTCGTGCCACCGGGTTCTATTTACGCGGGAAACCCAGCGCGCTTCCTAAAAGCCGTTTCGCCTGAGCAAGGTGAAGTCTTTGCGCGAACGGCCAATAACTACGTCATGTACGCAAGCTGGTTTAAGGAGTAA
- a CDS encoding 3-hydroxyacyl-ACP dehydratase FabZ family protein, which translates to MAVNTFNNDYPLQTFSHILSKLPYSKPFLFVDSLYAIDENGVEGSYTFPADSYFYEGHFAEKPVTPGVILTEVMAQIGVVCLGIFLLADTHSSDIEIALTSTQVDFYKPVFPSETVIVRSTKDYFRFHKLKCNIEMFNTTGELVCQGAISGMMKSKKYA; encoded by the coding sequence ATGGCGGTGAACACCTTCAATAACGATTACCCCTTGCAGACGTTTAGCCATATCCTCTCAAAGCTACCCTACAGCAAACCCTTTTTGTTTGTGGACAGTCTGTATGCAATCGATGAAAATGGGGTTGAAGGGAGTTATACCTTCCCCGCTGATTCGTATTTCTACGAAGGACATTTTGCTGAAAAACCGGTAACGCCCGGTGTTATTCTGACGGAAGTTATGGCCCAGATAGGCGTTGTTTGCCTGGGTATATTTCTACTGGCAGATACCCACTCCAGCGACATCGAAATAGCCCTTACGTCTACCCAAGTCGACTTTTACAAACCCGTTTTCCCCAGCGAAACCGTTATTGTACGGTCTACGAAAGACTATTTTCGATTTCATAAGTTGAAGTGTAACATAGAAATGTTCAACACTACTGGAGAGTTAGTTTGCCAGGGTGCCATTTCAGGTATGATGAAATCGAAAAAGTATGCGTAA
- a CDS encoding 4'-phosphopantetheinyl transferase superfamily protein produces MIGNDIVDLAQAKRESNWQRSGFLNKLFTACEQQLIHTADDPERMVWLLWSMKESAYKIGMRETGKRVFAPLKLTCHINLLSETTAEGVVFQEKAYQTKSSITTNYITSVATPVTSSPGFHQAVIPLESAIYQSQTIRIRKEVKQYCTDTLAIPESNSSIHKDQQGIPVLCLINTIGELLTIPISISHHGYYGSFAICTHRLLPMYKF; encoded by the coding sequence ATGATCGGCAACGATATTGTTGATCTGGCGCAGGCAAAACGGGAAAGTAACTGGCAACGCAGCGGGTTTCTGAACAAGCTGTTTACTGCCTGCGAACAACAACTAATCCATACAGCCGATGATCCTGAACGTATGGTCTGGCTGCTCTGGAGTATGAAAGAAAGTGCGTACAAAATAGGTATGCGTGAAACCGGGAAACGCGTTTTTGCTCCTCTAAAACTAACCTGTCATATCAATCTATTGAGTGAGACAACGGCCGAAGGAGTCGTTTTTCAGGAGAAAGCTTACCAGACAAAGTCATCGATTACAACAAACTACATTACAAGCGTAGCAACGCCTGTAACCAGCTCTCCCGGTTTCCATCAAGCAGTTATTCCACTTGAAAGTGCCATTTATCAAAGCCAGACTATCCGTATTCGAAAAGAAGTAAAGCAATACTGCACTGATACATTAGCCATTCCAGAAAGCAATAGTTCTATCCATAAAGATCAACAGGGAATTCCTGTATTATGCCTTATCAATACAATAGGAGAACTACTTACTATACCCATTAGTATAAGCCACCACGGCTATTATGGATCATTTGCTATATGTACCCATAGGCTTCTGCCTATGTATAAATTTTAA
- a CDS encoding beta-ketoacyl synthase, whose translation MRNRVVITGLGVVAPNAVGVPSFLEAIQAGKSGITFHQELADLKFSCQIGGIPPVTDAHKHQYFSDLQLHQLNSSGVIYGVIAGMEAWHNAGLPIATHEPDWDCGIVFGTGILGIDKLREAIYKVDQGQVRRLGSTAVVQTMTSGVSAYLSGMLGLGNQITANSAACATGTEALWLAYDRIANGHAKRMLAGSCNDHGPYIWGGFDAMRVLPYQYNNSPEKASRPLSATASGFVPASGAGALVLESLDSALARKATIYAEIAGGHVNSGGQRGGGSMTAPNPNAVKRCIQKAMEQANVQPESIDVIDGHLTATIKDSAEVTAWCEALQRRGADFPIINSLKSMVGHCLSAAGSVECVAAVLELYNGFIYPSINSEDTHPEISALIAPERIPQHPIQKDIQVIAKANFGFGDVNACVILKKFQS comes from the coding sequence ATGCGTAATCGAGTCGTTATCACGGGCCTGGGTGTAGTGGCACCAAATGCAGTGGGTGTACCTTCGTTTTTAGAGGCTATTCAGGCAGGCAAAAGTGGAATTACCTTTCACCAGGAATTAGCCGACCTTAAATTTTCCTGTCAGATTGGAGGCATTCCACCCGTAACCGACGCACATAAACATCAGTATTTTTCAGACTTACAGCTTCATCAACTCAACAGTAGTGGTGTTATCTATGGAGTGATTGCTGGCATGGAAGCCTGGCATAACGCCGGTTTACCAATAGCCACCCATGAGCCAGACTGGGACTGTGGTATCGTATTCGGAACCGGTATTTTGGGAATCGACAAACTTCGGGAAGCAATTTATAAGGTTGATCAGGGCCAGGTCAGGCGATTAGGCAGCACTGCCGTTGTGCAAACCATGACCAGTGGGGTAAGTGCTTACCTAAGTGGAATGTTGGGACTCGGCAACCAGATTACAGCAAATTCAGCCGCCTGCGCTACGGGCACCGAAGCCCTTTGGCTCGCCTACGACCGTATCGCAAATGGTCATGCTAAACGAATGCTGGCTGGTAGCTGCAATGACCATGGACCTTATATTTGGGGTGGCTTTGATGCCATGCGTGTGCTACCCTATCAATACAACAACTCACCAGAGAAGGCATCAAGGCCCTTGAGTGCTACCGCCAGCGGCTTCGTTCCGGCCAGCGGTGCCGGTGCGCTGGTACTGGAATCCCTGGATAGTGCGCTGGCGCGAAAGGCGACTATTTATGCCGAAATTGCGGGGGGACACGTCAACTCCGGTGGCCAGCGGGGTGGCGGCTCTATGACAGCCCCTAACCCGAACGCTGTTAAACGCTGTATCCAGAAAGCAATGGAACAGGCCAATGTTCAGCCTGAGTCTATTGATGTGATTGACGGCCATTTAACCGCTACAATTAAAGATTCGGCAGAAGTGACCGCCTGGTGCGAAGCACTGCAACGAAGAGGAGCCGATTTCCCGATTATTAATTCGCTAAAATCCATGGTGGGGCACTGCCTGAGCGCTGCCGGAAGCGTTGAATGTGTGGCCGCCGTTTTAGAGTTATATAACGGATTTATTTACCCCTCTATCAATTCCGAAGATACACACCCTGAAATTTCTGCACTTATTGCCCCCGAACGAATTCCGCAACATCCTATTCAAAAAGATATTCAAGTCATTGCGAAAGCCAACTTTGGTTTCGGAGACGTGAATGCGTGTGTTATTTTGAAAAAATTTCAATCCTAA
- a CDS encoding SDR family oxidoreductase, with product MVKEFSDKNYWAVILGGSQGLGLATAQKLARHGMNMCIVHRTRKADLPAVEAEFKQLEAEGVLLRQYNVDATNADKRRFVITDLREHLGTDGKVRALVHSIAKGNLKPMISDNKPQLQHDDFQLTIEAMAISLYNWSKDLLTASLFATDARIISFTSEGSTKAWKNYAAVSAAKAALEAISRSIALEMAPSGIRANCIMAGVTDTASLRMIPGYESLLSHSKQRNPFSRLTQATDVANAAYLLCKDEAAWINGTVIQVNGGEHLQ from the coding sequence GTGGTAAAAGAATTTAGCGATAAAAATTATTGGGCCGTTATTTTAGGTGGTAGCCAGGGATTAGGGTTGGCAACAGCACAAAAACTGGCGCGTCATGGTATGAATATGTGTATCGTCCACCGCACCCGAAAAGCGGACCTTCCTGCTGTTGAAGCCGAATTTAAGCAACTTGAAGCGGAAGGTGTTTTACTCAGGCAGTACAATGTGGATGCCACCAATGCTGACAAACGCCGTTTCGTAATCACCGATTTACGTGAGCATTTGGGTACAGATGGAAAAGTAAGAGCCTTAGTCCACAGCATCGCTAAGGGGAATTTAAAACCGATGATCTCAGATAATAAGCCTCAACTTCAGCATGACGATTTTCAGTTAACAATTGAGGCCATGGCAATTAGTTTATACAACTGGTCGAAAGACTTATTAACCGCTTCATTATTTGCCACCGACGCACGTATCATTAGTTTCACCAGCGAAGGAAGCACCAAAGCCTGGAAAAACTACGCGGCCGTTTCGGCAGCCAAAGCAGCTTTGGAAGCTATCTCCCGAAGTATTGCGCTGGAAATGGCCCCTTCGGGTATTCGGGCAAACTGCATTATGGCAGGCGTTACAGATACCGCTTCATTACGCATGATTCCCGGTTACGAATCTTTATTAAGTCATAGCAAACAAAGGAATCCATTTTCCCGATTAACCCAAGCAACCGATGTAGCCAATGCAGCGTATCTACTCTGTAAAGATGAAGCGGCCTGGATTAATGGTACCGTGATTCAGGTGAATGGCGGTGAACACCTTCAATAA
- a CDS encoding acyl carrier protein → MQTKEELIKTLKKIVKPYVQDEQAFENVTEETDFLKDLKINSANLVDIALDVEEAYDIEIDNESMERMLTVGAAVEIIMSKLQEK, encoded by the coding sequence ATGCAAACGAAAGAAGAGTTAATCAAGACCCTAAAGAAAATTGTAAAGCCATACGTTCAGGATGAGCAGGCGTTTGAGAACGTTACCGAGGAAACTGACTTCCTGAAAGACCTGAAAATCAATTCGGCAAACCTGGTCGACATTGCCTTAGACGTAGAAGAAGCGTACGATATAGAGATCGATAATGAGTCGATGGAGCGAATGCTCACGGTTGGCGCTGCCGTCGAAATCATTATGAGCAAGCTACAGGAGAAATGA